In Gemmata obscuriglobus, a single genomic region encodes these proteins:
- a CDS encoding TolC family protein — MLWFAGYALLALAGCHARPSSSLCPAPGPAQLPVASRPNFEPDLSGVTAEAVPLVRPDKGRRLTAPDTRRLARANAPFAADLDRHEDNQGPNHEKLNRKAARFAAASRLVRGHAADELRNRAAGEALDEFFKLAGAEGQFDLLAAAAAELKAQLGEAERAEQAGLKDRADTPALRRQLLDIEAQQAKLEAGIGALNASLRARLGLEAGDPLPLWPVDPLAVRPDDIDVPAAVATGLVYRPDLNALRVLADGGAADLTDAVLTGLNPLLAKLKPDSPLALLLLACLKEPERQTEAATGRAASALAARTRQAEAEIRAAAVSLRGYRAAVAARALDVRAAEARVSELEQRKAAGLSVAADLAAAKLAVLKAKGERLSAVIEWHTTEVKLRQAMGLLVRE; from the coding sequence GTGCTGTGGTTCGCCGGTTACGCGCTGCTGGCGCTCGCGGGGTGCCACGCGCGGCCGTCGTCTTCGTTGTGCCCGGCGCCGGGGCCGGCACAACTCCCGGTCGCGAGCCGGCCCAATTTCGAGCCCGACCTGTCGGGTGTAACGGCCGAAGCGGTGCCACTCGTCCGCCCGGACAAGGGGCGGCGCCTCACCGCCCCCGACACGCGCAGGCTCGCACGCGCCAACGCCCCGTTCGCGGCGGACCTCGACCGGCACGAAGACAACCAAGGGCCGAACCACGAGAAGCTGAACAGGAAAGCAGCACGGTTCGCCGCGGCAAGCCGCCTCGTGCGCGGCCACGCCGCCGACGAGCTGCGCAACCGGGCCGCGGGCGAGGCCCTCGACGAGTTCTTTAAACTGGCCGGGGCCGAAGGGCAGTTCGATCTGCTGGCCGCCGCCGCGGCCGAACTCAAGGCCCAACTCGGCGAAGCGGAGCGGGCCGAACAGGCGGGATTGAAGGACCGCGCCGACACCCCGGCGCTGCGGCGCCAGTTGCTCGACATCGAGGCGCAGCAGGCGAAACTCGAAGCCGGCATCGGGGCGCTGAACGCCAGCCTCCGCGCCCGTCTCGGTTTGGAGGCGGGCGATCCGCTGCCGCTCTGGCCGGTCGACCCGCTCGCGGTTCGTCCCGATGACATCGATGTACCGGCGGCGGTTGCCACCGGGTTGGTCTACCGGCCGGACCTGAACGCGCTGCGGGTGCTCGCGGACGGCGGTGCGGCGGACCTGACGGACGCGGTGCTGACGGGGCTGAACCCGCTCCTGGCGAAGCTCAAGCCGGACAGCCCGCTCGCGCTGCTGCTCCTAGCGTGCCTCAAGGAACCGGAGCGTCAGACGGAGGCTGCGACCGGCCGCGCGGCCAGCGCGCTGGCGGCCCGGACCCGTCAGGCCGAGGCCGAGATCCGGGCCGCCGCAGTGAGCCTGCGTGGGTACCGGGCCGCGGTCGCGGCCCGCGCGCTCGATGTCCGGGCCGCGGAGGCACGCGTCAGCGAACTGGAGCAGCGCAAGGCGGCCGGGCTCAGCGTGGCGGCCGACCTCGCGGCCGCAAAACTCGCGGTGCTCAAGGCGAAGGGCGAACGGCTTTCGGCCGTGATCGAGTGGCACACGACGGAAGTGAAGCTGCGCCAGGCGATGGGGCTACTGGTGCGGGAGTAG
- a CDS encoding PQQ-binding-like beta-propeller repeat protein: MSRVPVALLLVAFAFVESPTRADDWPLFRGPDRTGVSKDKGLLKEWPGDGPPLAWKTEGIGIGFSSVSVSGDRVFTMGDGKDSSFLFGIDRKTGKKVWERKVGKTGGNYQGPRCTPATDGTLVFALGQFGDLVCAGAKDGKEVWRKNLPKDFGGQAGGWNFTESPLLDGNSLIVTPGGAKAAMVALDKKTGKPLWTGAVEGGDAAGYSSVVIGTFGGVKQYIQLMANGLVSFDAKTGKLLWRYGTASSRFGGNTANIPTPIVTSEYVFASAGYGRGAALLKVSGTGGKFAVEEVYWANQLTNKHGGVILVGDKLFGDRDDSGTPFCADLKTGKVLWTRKGGEGRGSASLTYADGKLYIRYSDGWVVLADATADKYTEISAFKVPNGKNDTWAHPVVVDGKFYVRERDVLWCYDVAAK; encoded by the coding sequence ATGTCCCGCGTTCCCGTAGCGCTTCTTCTCGTCGCGTTCGCGTTCGTCGAGAGTCCCACCCGCGCCGACGACTGGCCCCTGTTTCGCGGTCCCGACCGAACCGGCGTATCGAAGGACAAGGGGTTACTGAAAGAGTGGCCCGGCGACGGCCCGCCGCTGGCGTGGAAGACGGAAGGCATCGGGATCGGGTTTTCCAGCGTGTCGGTGAGCGGCGACCGCGTGTTCACGATGGGCGACGGGAAGGACAGCAGCTTCCTGTTCGGGATCGACCGCAAGACCGGCAAGAAAGTGTGGGAGCGGAAGGTCGGCAAGACCGGCGGCAACTACCAGGGGCCGCGCTGCACCCCCGCGACCGACGGAACACTGGTGTTCGCGCTGGGGCAGTTCGGCGACCTCGTGTGCGCCGGCGCGAAGGACGGGAAAGAGGTGTGGCGCAAGAACCTGCCGAAAGACTTCGGCGGGCAGGCCGGCGGGTGGAACTTCACCGAATCGCCGCTGCTCGACGGCAACAGCCTGATCGTAACGCCCGGCGGGGCCAAGGCGGCGATGGTGGCGCTCGACAAGAAGACCGGCAAACCGTTATGGACCGGCGCCGTCGAGGGCGGGGACGCCGCCGGCTACTCGTCGGTAGTGATCGGCACCTTCGGCGGGGTGAAACAGTACATCCAACTGATGGCGAACGGGCTCGTGTCGTTCGACGCGAAAACCGGCAAACTGTTGTGGCGGTACGGTACCGCGAGCAGCCGGTTCGGGGGGAACACCGCCAACATCCCGACCCCGATCGTCACGAGCGAGTACGTGTTCGCGTCGGCGGGGTACGGCCGGGGCGCGGCGCTGCTGAAGGTGAGCGGCACGGGCGGAAAGTTCGCGGTCGAAGAGGTTTATTGGGCCAACCAGCTCACGAACAAACACGGCGGTGTGATCCTGGTGGGCGACAAGCTGTTCGGCGACCGCGACGACAGCGGCACCCCGTTCTGCGCGGACTTGAAAACCGGAAAGGTGCTCTGGACCCGCAAGGGCGGCGAGGGGCGCGGGTCGGCGTCGCTGACCTACGCGGACGGCAAGCTCTACATTCGGTACTCGGACGGCTGGGTGGTGCTGGCGGACGCGACCGCCGACAAGTACACCGAGATCAGCGCGTTCAAGGTGCCGAACGGCAAGAACGACACCTGGGCGCACCCGGTGGTCGTGGACGGCAAGTTCTACGTCCGCGAGCGCGACGTGCTGTGGTGCTACGACGTGGCCGCCAAGTGA
- a CDS encoding enoyl-CoA hydratase-related protein — MSAVTLTTRPDGVAVLTFDQSGSKANVLTRELWTEFGDALTSLSTRADVTGLVLASAKPGIFIAGADLKLLANAPVPNDPEVRAFIEQGLRVLEQLEALPFPTCAAIDGAALGGGLEVALACDCRICGTNPKVQLGLPEVKLGLIPGWGGTQRLPRVLGVSGMHQASTMLTTGQSLDYHGAVAHELVDVAVEPATLVTQAAYYVLRVDRKDRRARKFYPLSPPWERQRFKPLREPEPGAATEAVRVLYEGERLPLRQAIQLETEAFMQLAGSEESKRLIAEFFNRKGTRG; from the coding sequence ATGTCAGCCGTTACCCTGACCACGCGCCCGGACGGCGTCGCGGTGCTCACGTTCGACCAATCGGGAAGCAAGGCCAACGTTCTCACACGCGAACTGTGGACTGAGTTCGGCGACGCGCTCACATCCCTCTCAACGCGCGCCGACGTGACCGGGCTGGTGCTCGCGAGCGCGAAACCGGGCATCTTCATCGCGGGCGCGGACCTGAAGCTCCTGGCGAACGCGCCCGTCCCGAACGACCCCGAGGTGCGAGCGTTCATCGAGCAGGGGTTGCGCGTTCTCGAACAACTTGAAGCGCTGCCGTTTCCCACCTGCGCCGCGATCGACGGCGCCGCGCTCGGCGGCGGGTTGGAGGTGGCACTCGCGTGCGACTGCCGCATCTGCGGAACCAACCCGAAAGTGCAGTTGGGGCTGCCGGAGGTGAAGCTCGGACTGATCCCGGGGTGGGGCGGAACCCAGCGGCTCCCGCGCGTCCTTGGTGTGAGCGGAATGCACCAAGCAAGCACGATGCTCACGACCGGCCAGAGCCTCGATTACCACGGAGCCGTGGCTCACGAACTGGTCGATGTGGCCGTTGAGCCCGCCACGCTGGTTACGCAAGCGGCGTACTACGTGCTGCGTGTGGACCGCAAGGACCGCCGGGCGCGCAAGTTCTACCCGCTGAGCCCTCCGTGGGAGCGGCAACGTTTCAAGCCGCTTCGGGAGCCGGAACCGGGGGCGGCGACGGAAGCCGTGCGCGTTCTGTACGAAGGGGAGCGGTTGCCACTGCGACAAGCCATTCAGCTCGAAACCGAGGCGTTCATGCAGCTCGCCGGGTCCGAGGAGTCGAAGCGGCTCATCGCGGAGTTCTTCAACCGCAAGGGCACCCGGGGGTGA
- the recA gene encoding recombinase RecA, giving the protein MAEKGDKLEKSKEGGGSIKDNKELKTALAAIEKEFGKGSIMSLGDMNGLDIDCISTGALSLDLALGGKGIPRGRIVEIYGAEASGKTTIALHTIAQAQKAGGVAAFIDAEHALDPSWAKRLGVDLDNLLVSQPGYGEEALRIAEMLVKSNAVDLIVVDSVAALVPKNEIQDSEIGDTKVGLQARLMSQAMRILTPQINKSRTCLMFINQIRQKIGVMYGDPNTTTGGLALKFYASVRMEVKRVTHVKDGEDTIGAETRVRVVKNKIAPPFRNAEFELLHDRGIDFEGDVIKLALEDEVIEKSGAHFSYKEQRLGQGLKNAVEFLRENHAVRDEIVAAVKEKRTPKVVDAAALEATAAQEEAEAAAALAALGEEVEIAPKKKRGKAAAE; this is encoded by the coding sequence ATGGCCGAGAAAGGCGACAAACTGGAGAAGAGCAAAGAGGGCGGCGGGAGCATCAAGGACAACAAGGAACTGAAGACCGCCCTCGCGGCGATCGAAAAGGAGTTCGGTAAGGGGTCCATCATGTCGCTCGGCGACATGAACGGCCTCGACATCGATTGCATCTCGACCGGGGCGCTGAGCCTGGACCTCGCGCTCGGCGGCAAGGGCATCCCCCGCGGGCGCATCGTCGAGATCTACGGCGCCGAGGCCAGCGGCAAAACCACCATCGCCCTTCACACCATCGCGCAGGCCCAGAAGGCCGGCGGCGTGGCCGCCTTCATCGACGCCGAGCACGCCCTCGACCCGAGCTGGGCGAAGCGCCTGGGCGTGGACCTGGACAACCTCCTCGTCTCGCAACCGGGCTACGGCGAAGAGGCGCTGCGCATCGCAGAAATGCTCGTCAAGTCGAACGCCGTGGACCTGATCGTCGTGGACTCGGTCGCGGCCCTGGTGCCGAAGAACGAGATCCAGGACAGCGAGATCGGCGACACGAAGGTGGGGTTGCAGGCCCGGCTCATGAGCCAGGCGATGCGCATCCTGACGCCGCAGATCAACAAGAGCCGCACCTGTCTGATGTTCATCAACCAGATCCGCCAGAAGATCGGCGTGATGTACGGCGACCCGAACACCACCACCGGCGGGCTGGCGCTCAAGTTCTACGCCAGCGTCCGCATGGAAGTGAAGCGGGTCACGCACGTGAAGGACGGCGAGGACACAATCGGCGCCGAGACCCGCGTTCGGGTGGTCAAGAACAAAATCGCCCCGCCGTTCCGCAACGCCGAGTTCGAGTTGCTGCACGACCGCGGCATCGACTTCGAGGGCGACGTTATCAAGCTGGCGCTGGAGGACGAGGTCATCGAGAAGAGCGGGGCGCACTTCTCGTACAAGGAGCAGCGGCTCGGCCAGGGCCTCAAGAACGCGGTCGAGTTCCTGCGCGAGAACCACGCGGTGCGGGACGAGATCGTGGCGGCGGTGAAGGAAAAGCGGACCCCGAAGGTGGTGGACGCGGCGGCCCTCGAAGCGACCGCCGCGCAGGAAGAAGCCGAAGCCGCCGCGGCCCTCGCGGCGCTGGGCGAAGAGGTCGAGATCGCGCCCAAGAAGAAGCGCGGCAAGGCCGCCGCGGAGTAG
- a CDS encoding response regulator, translating into MSARLAPPVSRRVLVVEDLPDSRTSLQDLLQVALGVEVDTAPDGVRGLELLAEREYALVITDLRMPKASGMRVLREVQDRGLGCQVVVVTGHGSVREAVEAMRLGAYDFLQKPVDPEKLILLVDRVLRERAPLASAG; encoded by the coding sequence ATGAGCGCACGCCTGGCCCCGCCCGTTTCACGCCGCGTACTGGTGGTTGAAGACCTGCCCGACAGCCGCACGTCTCTTCAAGATCTGCTTCAGGTCGCGCTGGGCGTCGAAGTCGATACCGCCCCGGACGGCGTGCGCGGGCTCGAACTGCTCGCCGAGCGCGAGTACGCGCTGGTCATCACCGATCTACGGATGCCGAAGGCGAGCGGGATGCGGGTGCTGCGCGAAGTGCAGGACCGCGGGCTCGGGTGCCAGGTGGTGGTGGTCACCGGGCACGGGTCGGTGCGCGAAGCGGTCGAGGCCATGAGGCTCGGCGCGTACGACTTCCTCCAAAAGCCGGTTGATCCGGAGAAGCTGATCCTGCTCGTGGACCGCGTGTTGCGGGAACGCGCCCCGCTCGCCTCGGCCGGATAG
- a CDS encoding 2-hydroxyacid dehydrogenase: MSRPKVFVARRIPDEGLNAIRAVCDVDVWPEQLPPPPAVLRRHVADCDGLVSLLTDRVDAELLDAAPKLKVVSNFAVGFNNVDVAACTARGVCVGNTPGALTDATADIAVTLLLAAARRVGESATDAKEGRWLTWEPLGWLGSDLAGRTLGIVGMGRIGFAAAKRLHGGWGMKVLYTARGPKEDADKELGATRVELDELLARSDFVSVHADLNPTTKGLFGAAQFAKMKRTAVFVNTSRGPLVDQAALAAALRDGTIFAAGLDVTDPEPLPTDHELFRLPNCLIVPHIASATIDTRNAMARLCANNLLAGVGGAALPNWVNPEVADKRRA, encoded by the coding sequence ATGAGCCGTCCAAAGGTGTTCGTCGCCCGCCGTATTCCCGACGAAGGGCTGAACGCGATCCGGGCCGTCTGCGACGTGGACGTGTGGCCCGAACAGCTCCCCCCGCCGCCCGCGGTGCTGCGCCGCCACGTGGCGGACTGCGACGGGCTGGTTTCGCTGCTCACCGACCGCGTGGACGCCGAACTCCTCGACGCGGCGCCGAAGCTGAAGGTGGTGAGCAACTTCGCGGTGGGGTTCAACAACGTCGATGTGGCCGCCTGCACCGCCCGCGGGGTGTGCGTCGGGAACACGCCCGGCGCGCTGACCGACGCGACGGCCGACATCGCGGTCACGCTGCTGCTCGCGGCGGCGCGGCGGGTGGGCGAGAGCGCGACCGACGCGAAGGAGGGGCGCTGGCTGACGTGGGAGCCGCTCGGGTGGCTCGGCTCGGACCTCGCGGGCCGCACGCTCGGGATCGTCGGCATGGGCCGCATCGGGTTCGCGGCGGCGAAGCGGCTCCACGGCGGCTGGGGCATGAAGGTGCTCTACACCGCCCGCGGCCCGAAGGAGGACGCCGACAAGGAACTGGGCGCCACCCGCGTGGAACTGGACGAGCTGCTGGCGCGGAGCGATTTCGTGTCGGTCCACGCGGACCTGAACCCGACGACGAAGGGGCTGTTCGGGGCGGCGCAGTTCGCAAAGATGAAGCGGACGGCGGTGTTCGTCAACACGTCGCGCGGGCCGCTGGTCGATCAGGCCGCGCTGGCCGCGGCGCTCCGCGACGGCACCATTTTCGCCGCGGGGCTCGACGTGACCGACCCGGAGCCGCTACCGACCGATCACGAGCTGTTCCGGCTCCCGAACTGCCTGATCGTGCCACACATCGCGAGCGCCACTATCGACACGCGTAACGCGATGGCACGGCTGTGTGCCAACAACCTCCTGGCGGGGGTGGGGGGCGCGGCGCTGCCGAACTGGGTCAACCCGGAGGTGGCGGACAAGCGGCGGGCGTGA
- a CDS encoding glycosyltransferase family 2 protein has product MRVLTAIPVYNEAKHVRHVLAEVRQYTPDILVVNDGSTDGTAELLDREPGLLRIDHPQNRGYGAALISAFAFARASAFDVLVTMDCDGQHQPERISVLLEAIHDCDIVSGSRYFRDFRQDTPAPTDRRFINATITREINAKYGFNLTDTFCGFKAYRREALEKLNITERGWGMPLQLWVQAARQELRVKEIGVPRLYLDPNRAFGGVMNDPEQRLAYYRDVLASAERDELPTAPAAACCPCPGTC; this is encoded by the coding sequence ATGCGCGTTCTCACCGCGATTCCCGTTTACAACGAGGCCAAGCATGTCCGCCACGTCCTCGCGGAGGTGCGGCAGTACACGCCCGACATCCTGGTCGTGAACGACGGCTCCACCGACGGCACCGCCGAACTGCTCGACCGCGAGCCCGGCCTCTTGCGGATCGATCACCCGCAGAACCGGGGGTACGGGGCGGCGCTGATCTCGGCGTTCGCGTTCGCCCGCGCGAGTGCATTCGACGTGTTGGTCACGATGGACTGCGACGGCCAGCACCAGCCCGAGCGCATTTCGGTGCTCCTGGAAGCGATTCACGACTGCGACATCGTGTCCGGCTCGCGCTACTTCCGCGACTTCCGCCAGGACACCCCGGCGCCCACCGACCGCCGGTTCATCAACGCCACCATCACCCGCGAGATCAACGCGAAGTACGGGTTCAACCTGACAGACACGTTCTGCGGGTTCAAAGCGTACCGGCGTGAGGCGCTGGAGAAGCTGAACATCACCGAGCGCGGCTGGGGGATGCCGCTGCAACTGTGGGTGCAGGCCGCCCGCCAGGAACTGCGGGTGAAGGAAATCGGGGTGCCGCGGCTGTACCTGGACCCGAACCGCGCGTTCGGCGGGGTGATGAACGACCCCGAACAGCGGCTCGCGTACTACCGCGACGTCCTCGCGTCCGCGGAACGCGACGAACTGCCCACGGCCCCTGCGGCGGCGTGCTGTCCGTGCCCGGGGACGTGCTGA
- a CDS encoding preprotein translocase subunit SecA: MGAVELPHEAPRKIENTPGRLGSWSVNSAVSRVGTPWTRRLAKAALMIPKIRYYEKLHADVSDEKLIELSMELRGKARGKWDLDALLPEAFGLVSVSIQRTLNIRPFDVQLAAGTVMHFGGLVELSTGEGKTVSASAPAYLNALSGKGVHVTTVNDYLAKRDAEWIGPVYQKLGMSVGVLQQKMDESARVTAYKADITYGTAAEFGFDFLRDRLKLRGGQANAAPFWAAWTGGAGRLDPRVQRPLHYAIVDEADSIFVDEAKTPLIIANPTRAAEPDEQVVFKWADQLAREMRRDQHFVMNAKKDKIELTDAGKHLVRYSNPPTGKHAKAMDKLLEAVERGLQAHYRFMRDQHYMVNGEKKIVIIDEGTGRPMPDRHWRDGLHQAVEAKEQVQINMPSSHAAQITFQNFYRLYTKLAGMSGTLLPNFWEMRKVYRRWTTKVPTNKPNRRDNLPDLVFPTEEAKFDAVVRKTQEMLAVGRPVLIGTRTVEASKKISAKLTAVGVAHQVLNAEQNENEAEVVAAAGQPGRVTVATNMAGRGTDIKLGPGVAEKGGLHVIGTERHEAERIDRQLVGRAGRQGDPGSAQFMLSLEDQLLEGLGVAKQRELEQLGKAGGSRDWNAYAPLFRQAQKRVEARHYRQRLDLMNYDKQRQEMLQDLGADPYVD, encoded by the coding sequence ATGGGTGCCGTCGAACTGCCGCACGAAGCCCCGCGGAAGATTGAGAACACGCCCGGGCGGCTCGGGTCGTGGTCCGTCAACAGCGCCGTTTCGCGGGTCGGGACCCCGTGGACCCGCCGGCTCGCGAAGGCCGCGCTGATGATCCCCAAGATCCGGTACTACGAGAAGCTGCACGCGGACGTGTCGGACGAGAAGCTGATCGAACTCAGCATGGAGCTGCGCGGCAAGGCCCGCGGCAAGTGGGACCTCGACGCGCTGCTCCCGGAGGCGTTCGGGCTGGTCTCCGTCTCGATCCAGCGCACCCTCAACATCCGGCCGTTCGACGTGCAGCTCGCGGCCGGCACGGTGATGCACTTCGGCGGGCTGGTCGAGCTCTCCACCGGGGAAGGCAAGACGGTCAGCGCGTCGGCCCCGGCGTACCTGAACGCGCTCTCCGGCAAGGGCGTCCACGTCACCACCGTCAACGACTACCTCGCCAAGCGCGACGCCGAGTGGATCGGGCCGGTGTACCAGAAGCTCGGCATGTCCGTCGGGGTGCTCCAGCAGAAGATGGACGAGAGCGCCCGGGTGACGGCGTACAAGGCCGACATCACCTACGGCACCGCGGCCGAGTTCGGGTTCGACTTCCTGCGCGACCGGCTGAAGCTCCGCGGCGGGCAGGCCAACGCGGCCCCCTTCTGGGCCGCGTGGACCGGCGGCGCGGGGCGCCTGGACCCGCGGGTGCAGCGGCCCCTGCACTACGCCATCGTGGACGAGGCGGACAGCATCTTCGTGGACGAGGCCAAGACCCCGCTCATCATCGCGAACCCCACCCGGGCCGCCGAGCCCGACGAGCAGGTGGTGTTCAAGTGGGCCGACCAGCTCGCGCGCGAGATGCGGCGCGACCAGCACTTCGTGATGAACGCCAAGAAGGACAAGATCGAGCTGACCGACGCGGGCAAGCACCTCGTGCGGTACTCGAACCCGCCCACCGGCAAGCACGCGAAGGCGATGGATAAGCTGCTCGAGGCGGTCGAGCGGGGGCTCCAGGCGCACTACCGGTTCATGCGCGACCAGCACTACATGGTGAACGGCGAGAAGAAGATCGTCATCATCGACGAGGGCACCGGGCGCCCGATGCCCGACCGGCACTGGCGCGACGGGCTGCACCAGGCGGTCGAGGCGAAGGAGCAGGTGCAGATCAACATGCCCAGCTCGCACGCCGCGCAGATCACGTTCCAGAACTTCTACCGCCTGTACACGAAGCTCGCGGGCATGTCCGGGACGCTGCTGCCGAACTTCTGGGAGATGCGGAAGGTGTACCGGCGGTGGACCACCAAGGTGCCCACCAACAAGCCGAACCGCCGCGACAACCTGCCGGACCTCGTGTTCCCGACCGAGGAGGCCAAGTTCGACGCGGTGGTGCGCAAGACGCAGGAGATGCTGGCCGTGGGCCGCCCGGTGCTGATCGGCACCCGCACCGTGGAGGCGTCGAAGAAGATCAGCGCGAAGCTGACCGCGGTGGGCGTCGCGCACCAGGTGCTCAACGCCGAGCAGAACGAGAACGAGGCGGAGGTGGTGGCCGCGGCCGGGCAGCCGGGCCGGGTGACGGTGGCCACCAACATGGCCGGGCGCGGCACCGACATCAAGCTCGGGCCGGGGGTGGCCGAGAAGGGCGGGCTGCACGTGATCGGCACCGAGCGGCACGAGGCCGAGCGCATCGACCGGCAGCTCGTCGGCCGCGCCGGCCGCCAGGGCGACCCGGGCAGCGCGCAGTTCATGCTCTCGCTCGAAGACCAGTTGCTCGAAGGTCTGGGCGTCGCGAAGCAGCGCGAGCTGGAGCAGCTCGGGAAGGCCGGCGGGAGCCGCGACTGGAACGCCTACGCCCCGCTGTTCCGGCAGGCGCAAAAGCGGGTCGAGGCGCGGCACTACCGCCAGCGGCTCGACCTGATGAACTACGACAAGCAGCGCCAGGAGATGCTCCAGGACCTCGGCGCGGACCCCTATGTGGACTGA
- a CDS encoding MBL fold metallo-hydrolase, with product MTRLFASAALLAALLSAALTAPSSRAAGQEPKDKSIKIRWLGQSFFQIESAEGRLIAIDPHGIPAFGRPIIPAEFVLVSHSHEDHALVEFVEAQKKDTKLKEADIYRGVVETKPGKQEWKTYDEKRGSIRVRNVATYHDTVNGMQRGKNSIWIIEMNGLVLCHLGDLGHELTAEQVKAIGKVDVLMVPVGGIYTINGEQAQKVTEQIKPRLYALPMHYGVPGYEDLAGPDEFLDGVKKERVTKTPDTNELVIPIDAKAEEYQIVLLGWRKGEAKKK from the coding sequence ATGACCCGGTTGTTCGCTTCTGCTGCTCTGCTGGCCGCCCTGCTCTCGGCCGCGCTCACCGCACCGTCCTCGCGCGCGGCCGGGCAGGAGCCGAAGGACAAGTCGATCAAGATCCGGTGGCTCGGGCAGTCGTTCTTCCAGATCGAGTCGGCCGAGGGGCGCCTGATCGCGATCGACCCGCACGGCATCCCGGCGTTCGGCCGCCCCATCATCCCCGCCGAGTTCGTCCTCGTCAGCCACTCGCACGAGGACCACGCGCTCGTCGAGTTCGTTGAGGCCCAGAAGAAGGACACGAAGCTCAAGGAGGCCGACATCTACCGCGGGGTCGTCGAGACGAAACCCGGGAAGCAGGAGTGGAAGACGTACGACGAGAAGCGCGGCAGCATCCGCGTGCGCAACGTCGCGACCTACCACGACACCGTCAACGGGATGCAGCGCGGCAAGAACAGCATCTGGATCATCGAGATGAACGGCCTGGTGCTGTGCCACCTGGGCGACCTGGGCCACGAGCTGACCGCGGAGCAGGTGAAGGCGATCGGCAAGGTGGACGTGCTGATGGTTCCGGTCGGCGGCATCTACACCATCAACGGCGAGCAGGCGCAGAAGGTGACGGAGCAGATCAAGCCGCGGCTGTACGCGCTGCCGATGCACTACGGCGTGCCCGGGTACGAGGACCTCGCCGGCCCCGACGAGTTCCTTGATGGGGTGAAGAAGGAGCGCGTCACCAAGACGCCGGACACCAACGAACTCGTCATCCCGATCGACGCCAAGGCCGAGGAGTACCAGATCGTGCTGCTCGGCTGGCGCAAGGGCGAAGCGAAGAAGAAGTGA
- a CDS encoding UbiA-like polyprenyltransferase: MLTVTRKLLELIRFSHTVFALPFAALSAALAWRDEPFRWEDLVGVLLCMVFARSAAMAFNRVADRHIDARNPRTAGRHLPAGTLTVGTVWLFTLLCGAGFVASTLIFYLREPANPWPLYLALPTLLFVMGYSLAKRFTSLAHFWLGVALMLAPVAAWVAIRGFTEMTVPLLLGGAVGFWVAGFDILYACQDAAFDKDAGLHSVPARFGIPRSLRIAAGCHAVMFALLVGLYFASPHLGIIFLTGLGAVGVLLAYEHWLVRPDDLTRVNRAFFHVNGVISLGLLAVVLVQLAVR; encoded by the coding sequence ATGCTCACCGTCACACGCAAGCTGCTGGAACTGATCCGGTTCAGCCACACCGTCTTCGCGCTGCCGTTCGCCGCCCTGTCGGCGGCACTCGCGTGGCGGGACGAGCCGTTCCGCTGGGAAGACCTCGTCGGCGTCCTGCTGTGCATGGTGTTCGCGCGCAGCGCCGCGATGGCGTTCAACCGCGTCGCCGACCGGCACATCGACGCCCGGAACCCCCGCACCGCCGGGCGCCACCTGCCCGCCGGCACGCTGACGGTCGGGACCGTGTGGCTGTTCACGCTCCTTTGCGGCGCGGGCTTTGTGGCCTCCACCCTCATTTTCTACCTCCGCGAACCCGCGAACCCGTGGCCGCTGTACCTGGCGCTCCCGACGCTGCTCTTCGTAATGGGCTACTCGCTCGCCAAGCGGTTCACCAGCCTCGCCCACTTCTGGCTCGGGGTCGCGCTCATGCTCGCCCCGGTGGCGGCGTGGGTCGCGATTCGGGGCTTTACCGAGATGACCGTGCCGCTCCTGCTCGGCGGCGCGGTCGGGTTCTGGGTCGCGGGCTTCGACATCCTTTACGCCTGCCAGGACGCCGCGTTCGATAAGGACGCCGGACTGCACAGCGTTCCCGCCCGGTTCGGCATCCCTCGGAGCCTCCGCATCGCCGCCGGGTGCCACGCGGTCATGTTCGCGCTGTTGGTGGGGCTGTACTTCGCATCTCCGCACCTCGGGATCATCTTCCTGACGGGCCTGGGAGCCGTCGGGGTACTTCTGGCTTACGAACACTGGCTGGTCCGCCCGGACGACCTGACTCGCGTGAACCGCGCGTTCTTCCACGTCAACGGCGTCATCAGCCTGGGCCTCCTCGCGGTGGTACTGGTGCAACTCGCGGTGCGGTAA